The Rhizobium sp. WSM4643 genome window below encodes:
- a CDS encoding GbsR/MarR family transcriptional regulator: protein MNLPPLVQSFVLHFGEMGSRWGINRTVGQIYALLFVSPAPVCAEEIADSLGISRSNVSMSLRELQAWNLVILKHKPDDRRDFFTTPDDVWHILRTLAEERKKREVDPTLSVLREILMQRPASDAERYAQARMGEMHTLIEQLTHWYEDVKQLETERLATLLSLGAKVTKLLEAKDRVVSLGRSRRPNPANKS from the coding sequence ATGAACCTTCCGCCTCTCGTCCAGTCCTTCGTTCTCCATTTCGGCGAAATGGGATCGCGCTGGGGAATCAACCGCACGGTCGGTCAGATCTATGCCCTGCTCTTCGTTTCGCCAGCACCCGTCTGTGCCGAGGAGATCGCCGATTCTCTCGGCATCTCACGCTCGAATGTGTCGATGAGCCTGCGCGAGTTGCAGGCCTGGAACCTCGTCATCCTGAAACACAAGCCTGACGATCGCCGTGATTTCTTCACCACGCCTGATGATGTTTGGCACATTTTGCGGACGCTTGCCGAGGAACGGAAGAAGCGCGAAGTCGATCCGACGCTGTCTGTCTTACGCGAAATCCTGATGCAGCGGCCGGCCAGCGACGCCGAGCGCTATGCGCAGGCGCGCATGGGTGAGATGCACACGCTGATCGAGCAGCTGACGCATTGGTATGAAGATGTAAAACAACTTGAAACAGAAAGGCTTGCAACGCTACTCTCTTTGGGCGCGAAAGTGACGAAGCTTCTGGAGGCCAAGGACCGGGTGGTTTCGCTCGGCCGCAGCCGCCGGCCGAATCCTGCGAACAAGAGTTAG